A stretch of Brevundimonas naejangsanensis DNA encodes these proteins:
- a CDS encoding Rne/Rng family ribonuclease, protein MSKTMLIDAAHAEETRVAIVDGRQVEEFDFESRARRQLRGNIYLAKVTRVEPSLQAAFVEYGGNRHGFLAFNEIHPDYYQIPVADREAIMAEAHDDADDDDLGRESSGDDADSDGKLADEERLKRRLMRRYKIQDVIKRRQILLVQVVKDERGAKGAALTTWLSLAGRYCVLMPNTGKGGGISRKITNTSDRRRLKAAAAALKVPQGMGLIIRTAGAKRTRAEIKRDYEYLLRLWETIRELTLRSNAPAMIHEEENLVRRAVRDMYDKDFDGIQVEGVEGFRQARDFMRVLMPSQAKKIHLYQGSRPLFAANGIEELLTQIHQPVVPLKSGGYLVINQTEALVAIDVNSGRATKERNVEATATKTNMEAAVEAARQLRLRDLAGLIVIDFIDMDEGKNNRAVEKALKDALSKDRARIQMGRISGFGLMEISRQRRRLGVIEGATEVCEHCQGAGRIRSAESAALTTLRAVDIEAGRNGAGSVNLRVSTAVALYILNHKRAYLQFLLEQRGLNVVIQIDDSLAQGEHSIERTETNEDFVAPESHIDLADLDDGFDDSAYEDEDEDAEDEEDFVSRDEDEDAEDRAEDEEAESHDTEGRNGRRRRRRRGGREDEGEIAAAHEEDEDDGRGGRRRRGRRGGRRMREEGERDVYAWVRGRTPSLQDPYVWFDPINPVAPRAERDETVSEERAEREEVSAERAEGEGRGGRSRRRRGRGRGRGGERAVSEGAAVDVVETTEADADAEAAPAVEADVQAETEAEAPAPALEPVEAPKRRRVRRKVTAAIAEELAEAATEEAAASDEVQAETPVEEPATVEISPELVEHIEQAIEEVLVEEAVVLAEPAPAPTPEVDIAAIIAEDPNQIVAPPAKPKRGWWRR, encoded by the coding sequence ATGTCAAAAACCATGTTGATCGATGCGGCGCACGCGGAAGAAACGCGCGTCGCGATCGTGGACGGCCGCCAGGTTGAGGAATTCGATTTCGAATCCCGCGCGCGCCGCCAGCTTCGCGGGAACATCTACCTCGCCAAGGTCACCCGCGTAGAGCCCAGCCTGCAGGCCGCCTTCGTTGAATACGGCGGCAATCGCCACGGCTTCCTGGCCTTCAACGAAATCCACCCGGACTACTACCAGATCCCGGTCGCCGACCGCGAAGCCATCATGGCCGAAGCGCACGACGACGCCGACGATGACGACCTGGGCCGCGAATCCTCGGGCGACGACGCCGATTCCGACGGCAAGCTGGCCGACGAAGAGCGCCTGAAGCGCCGCCTGATGCGCCGCTACAAGATCCAGGACGTCATCAAGCGCCGTCAGATCCTGCTGGTGCAGGTCGTCAAGGACGAGCGCGGCGCCAAGGGCGCGGCCCTGACCACCTGGCTGTCGCTGGCCGGCCGTTACTGCGTGCTGATGCCGAACACCGGCAAGGGCGGCGGCATCTCGCGCAAGATCACCAACACCTCGGACCGTCGCCGCCTGAAGGCCGCCGCCGCCGCGCTGAAGGTGCCGCAGGGCATGGGCCTGATCATCCGCACGGCGGGCGCCAAGCGCACCCGTGCCGAGATCAAGCGCGACTATGAGTATCTGCTGCGCCTGTGGGAGACGATCCGCGAGCTGACCCTGCGCTCCAACGCGCCGGCGATGATCCACGAGGAAGAGAACCTGGTCCGTCGCGCCGTGCGCGACATGTACGACAAGGACTTCGACGGCATTCAGGTCGAGGGCGTCGAGGGCTTCAGGCAGGCCCGCGACTTCATGCGCGTGCTGATGCCGTCCCAGGCCAAGAAGATTCACCTCTATCAGGGTTCGCGCCCGCTGTTCGCCGCCAACGGCATCGAAGAGCTGCTGACCCAGATTCACCAGCCGGTCGTGCCGCTGAAGTCGGGCGGCTACCTGGTCATCAACCAGACCGAGGCGCTGGTCGCCATCGACGTGAACTCGGGCCGCGCCACCAAGGAACGCAACGTCGAGGCCACCGCCACCAAGACGAACATGGAGGCCGCCGTCGAGGCGGCCCGCCAGCTGCGCCTGCGCGACCTGGCCGGCCTGATCGTCATCGACTTCATCGACATGGACGAGGGCAAGAACAACCGCGCGGTTGAGAAGGCCCTCAAGGACGCCCTTTCCAAGGACCGGGCCCGCATCCAGATGGGCCGCATCTCGGGCTTCGGCCTGATGGAGATCAGCCGCCAGCGCCGCCGCCTGGGCGTGATCGAGGGCGCGACCGAGGTCTGCGAGCACTGCCAGGGCGCCGGGCGCATCCGCTCGGCCGAATCGGCGGCCCTGACCACCCTGCGCGCCGTCGACATCGAGGCCGGCAGGAACGGCGCGGGTTCTGTGAACCTGCGCGTGTCGACCGCCGTGGCCCTCTACATCCTGAACCACAAGCGCGCCTATCTGCAGTTCCTGCTGGAGCAGCGCGGCCTGAACGTCGTCATCCAGATCGACGACAGCCTGGCCCAGGGCGAGCACTCGATCGAGCGCACCGAGACCAACGAGGACTTCGTCGCACCGGAAAGCCACATCGACCTGGCCGACCTGGACGACGGCTTCGACGACAGCGCCTATGAGGACGAGGACGAAGACGCCGAGGACGAGGAAGACTTCGTCTCCCGCGACGAGGACGAGGACGCCGAGGACCGCGCCGAGGACGAAGAGGCCGAAAGCCACGACACCGAAGGCCGCAACGGCCGCCGTCGTCGCCGCCGTCGCGGCGGTCGCGAGGATGAAGGCGAAATCGCCGCCGCCCACGAGGAAGACGAGGACGACGGCCGCGGGGGACGCCGTCGTCGGGGCCGTCGCGGCGGTCGCCGCATGCGCGAGGAAGGCGAACGCGACGTCTATGCCTGGGTGCGTGGCCGCACCCCGTCGCTGCAGGACCCCTACGTCTGGTTCGACCCGATCAATCCGGTCGCCCCGCGCGCCGAGCGCGATGAAACCGTGTCCGAAGAGCGCGCCGAGCGCGAAGAGGTCAGCGCCGAGCGCGCCGAGGGCGAAGGCCGCGGCGGCCGCTCGCGCCGTCGTCGTGGCCGGGGCCGCGGTCGTGGCGGCGAGCGCGCCGTGAGCGAAGGCGCGGCGGTCGACGTCGTCGAGACGACCGAAGCCGACGCCGACGCCGAAGCCGCGCCTGCCGTCGAGGCCGACGTCCAGGCGGAAACCGAAGCCGAAGCGCCCGCCCCCGCTCTGGAGCCGGTGGAGGCTCCCAAGCGTCGCCGCGTGCGCCGCAAGGTGACCGCCGCCATCGCCGAGGAACTGGCCGAAGCCGCGACCGAAGAGGCCGCCGCCTCGGACGAGGTCCAGGCCGAGACGCCGGTCGAAGAGCCCGCCACGGTCGAAATCTCGCCCGAACTGGTCGAACACATCGAGCAGGCCATCGAGGAAGTGCTGGTCGAGGAAGCCGTCGTCCTGGCCGAACCGGCCCCGGCGCCGACGCCCGAAGTCGACATCGCGGCCATCATCGCCGAGGATCCGAACCAGATCGTCGCCCCGCCCGCCAAGCCCAAACGCGGCTGGTGGCGCCGTTGA
- a CDS encoding M48 family metalloprotease → MTRTPPAATRSFRRLLAAGAGALMVLASAAQAQAQSLIRDTEIEGIIHEWSEPVLDAMGLDPAEVEILLVNDNDLNAFATRGRIMGLNTGLILRTKNPNQLLGVIAHEAGHIKNRHTLRDGAQNAGMQPMIMTMALGALAAIAGAPDAGAALLASSQYFGTLGALRYMQSQEGEADITGARALERAGESGRGMVEFFENFRSQEIFSDQRRYPYFRSHPLSSQRIEALRPPVEAASNYEKRDSDARMAQHALVVAKIRAFMDAPNATLRDYPSSDVSLPARYARAIAWYRDGQTQKALDAVDVLLTEQPDNPYFWELKGQILFEEGRPAEALGAHEKSVELKPDAPLLRINLAHALIETNDPARLPEAENQLKRAIALEKDNSLAWRLLSQAYASQGQEGEARLASAEYWFALGRPEQAAQFAMRARDMLDRSSIEWRRATDIVLASGATEKDITDAERRNEQRSRAGVLPPGA, encoded by the coding sequence ATGACCAGGACGCCCCCCGCTGCAACCCGCTCGTTCCGGCGCCTTCTGGCCGCCGGGGCCGGCGCCTTGATGGTGCTGGCCTCGGCCGCCCAGGCCCAGGCCCAGAGCCTGATCCGGGACACCGAGATCGAGGGCATCATCCATGAGTGGTCCGAGCCCGTGCTGGACGCCATGGGCCTGGACCCGGCCGAGGTCGAGATTCTGCTGGTCAACGACAACGACCTGAACGCCTTCGCCACGCGCGGGCGGATCATGGGGTTGAACACCGGTCTGATCCTGCGGACCAAGAACCCCAATCAGCTGCTGGGCGTGATCGCCCACGAAGCCGGGCACATCAAGAACCGCCACACCCTGCGCGACGGCGCCCAGAACGCCGGCATGCAGCCGATGATCATGACCATGGCCCTGGGGGCCCTGGCCGCGATCGCCGGCGCGCCGGACGCGGGCGCGGCCCTTCTGGCCTCCAGCCAGTATTTCGGCACGCTCGGCGCCCTGCGCTACATGCAGAGCCAGGAGGGCGAGGCCGACATCACCGGCGCCCGCGCCCTGGAGCGCGCCGGGGAATCCGGGCGCGGCATGGTCGAGTTCTTCGAGAACTTCCGCTCGCAGGAAATCTTCTCGGACCAGCGGCGCTATCCCTATTTCCGCAGCCACCCCCTGTCTTCTCAGCGAATCGAGGCCCTGCGCCCGCCGGTCGAGGCCGCGTCCAACTACGAAAAGCGCGACAGCGACGCGCGCATGGCCCAGCACGCCCTGGTCGTGGCCAAGATTCGCGCCTTCATGGACGCGCCCAACGCCACCTTGCGCGACTATCCGTCCAGCGACGTCAGCCTGCCCGCCCGCTACGCCCGCGCCATCGCCTGGTATCGCGACGGCCAGACACAGAAGGCGCTGGACGCGGTCGATGTCCTGCTGACCGAACAGCCCGACAATCCCTATTTCTGGGAGCTGAAGGGCCAGATCCTGTTCGAGGAGGGCCGCCCGGCCGAGGCCCTGGGCGCCCATGAAAAATCCGTCGAGCTGAAGCCCGACGCCCCCCTGCTGCGCATCAACCTGGCCCACGCCCTGATCGAGACCAACGATCCGGCCAGGCTGCCCGAGGCGGAGAACCAGCTGAAGCGCGCCATCGCCCTGGAGAAGGACAACAGCCTGGCCTGGCGCCTGCTGTCCCAGGCCTACGCCAGCCAGGGCCAGGAGGGCGAGGCCCGCCTGGCTTCGGCCGAATACTGGTTCGCCCTTGGCCGTCCGGAACAGGCCGCCCAGTTCGCCATGCGCGCCCGCGACATGCTGGACCGCAGCTCCATCGAATGGCGCCGCGCCACCGACATCGTCCTGGCCTCCGGCGCGACAGAGAAGGACATCACGGACGCCGAACGCCGCAACGAGCAGCGCAGCCGCGCCGGCGTCCTGCCGCCCGGCGCCTGA